One window of Cohnella hashimotonis genomic DNA carries:
- a CDS encoding YdeI/OmpD-associated family protein, translated as MTNRLTHPKAEAFFNKSKRWKAEYEELREIVMDCGLTEDFKWMHPCYTFQSKNVVLIHGFKEYCALLFHKGALLKDPNGILIQQTENVQAGRQIRFTNVQEIVECAAILKDYIQDAINVEKSGQEVVFKKNTEFAVAEELQREFDGNPALRKAFEALTPGRQRAYLLHFSQPKQAKTREARVEKYKPKILEGKGLDD; from the coding sequence ATGACCAACCGTCTAACGCATCCGAAAGCCGAAGCGTTTTTCAACAAGTCCAAACGTTGGAAGGCCGAATACGAGGAATTGCGAGAGATCGTCATGGACTGCGGATTAACCGAGGATTTCAAATGGATGCATCCTTGCTACACGTTTCAAAGTAAAAACGTCGTGCTGATCCATGGATTTAAGGAATACTGCGCGCTACTGTTCCATAAAGGCGCATTGCTGAAGGATCCGAACGGGATCCTGATCCAACAGACGGAAAACGTACAAGCCGGACGCCAGATTCGGTTTACGAACGTCCAGGAGATCGTGGAGTGTGCCGCGATATTAAAAGACTACATTCAAGATGCGATCAACGTAGAAAAGTCGGGACAAGAAGTGGTATTTAAAAAGAATACCGAATTCGCCGTCGCCGAGGAGCTTCAACGCGAATTCGATGGCAACCCGGCTTTGAGGAAGGCATTCGAAGCGTTAACGCCAGGCCGCCAAAGAGCTTACCTGCTTCATTTTTCTCAACCGAAGCAGGCTAAAACGAGAGAGGCCAGGGTGGAGAAATACAAACCTAAAATCCTTGAAGGGAAAGGGTTGGACGATTAG